The stretch of DNA GAGTGGCACTTCGAGATTGTGGACTCGGCGGATCGCGTTGGCGAGTGCACCTCTGTGGCGCTGGACTCCTCCGGTAACCCCCACATCTCGTATAACGGCAACGCTGATCTCAAATACGCCCGCTGGGACGGCGCCGCCTGGCAGATTGAGACCGTTGACTCGGCGGGAGGCTCGTACACCTCCCTGGCGCTGGATTCCTCCAACCGCCCCCACATCTCGTATTGCGGCAACAGTGATCTAAAATACGCCCGTTGGAACGGTAGCTCTTGGCAGATCGAGACCGTGGACTCGGCGGGAGACGTAGGCTGGTTCACCTCCCTGGCGCTGGATGACTCCGACTACCCCCACATCTCGTATTGGGACAGCACCAACGATGATCTAAAATACGCCCGCTGGAACGGTAGTTCTTGGCAGATCGAGACCGTGGACTCGGCGGGTTTCGTAGACAGGTACACCTCTCTGGCGCTGGACTCCTCCGGCTACCCCCACATCTCCTATGGATACCTCGATCTCATGTACGCCAGGTGGAACGGTAGCTCTTGGCAGGTAGAGACCGTGGACACGGTGGGAGACGTAGGCTTGTGGACCTCCCTGGCGCTGGATTCCTCCGGTCGCCCCCACATCTCGTATCACGACTGGACCAACGGTTGTCTAAAATACGCCCGCTGGGACGGTGCCGCCTGGCAGATTGAGACCGTGGACTCGACGTGGAGTGTAGGCCGGTACACCTCTTTGGCATTGGATTCCAACGACTACCCCCACATCTCGTATCACGACTGGGACAACGATGATCTAAAATACGCCCGCTGGAA from bacterium encodes:
- a CDS encoding T9SS type A sorting domain-containing protein yields the protein MKRLFCVVFALALAGAASAGEWHFEIVDSADRVGECTSVALDSSGNPHISYNGNADLKYARWDGAAWQIETVDSAGGSYTSLALDSSNRPHISYCGNSDLKYARWNGSSWQIETVDSAGDVGWFTSLALDDSDYPHISYWDSTNDDLKYARWNGSSWQIETVDSAGFVDRYTSLALDSSGYPHISYGYLDLMYARWNGSSWQVETVDTVGDVGLWTSLALDSSGRPHISYHDWTNGCLKYARWDGAAWQIETVDSTWSVGRYTSLALDSNDYPHISYHDWDNDDLKYARWNGSSWWIQTVGDVGWYTSLALDSSGNPHISYYDENNNNLKYAYWEGGPAVEDAEVSANTCDEGVLVGWTITGDAPASFTVLRSVGDNEPETVSGALPGTAASWLDADVEAGGEYRYWLEATEEDGMVSRFGPTEPVNFPGAARELTLSIYPSPASGLFTVDYTLPENGSITIALYDLSGRRVTTVLDGEMAAGRHDISYDTSALPPGVYLARLATDSGTLTRRVVIAR